A stretch of Allostreptomyces psammosilenae DNA encodes these proteins:
- the panB gene encoding 3-methyl-2-oxobutanoate hydroxymethyltransferase: protein MALPQAQPGQPTPGQPTSGQPTSAQPGPEGSPAPSAGLPSAPQMTLYGGAPATRRVTVRDLAAAKQRGDRWPMLTAYDALTAGVFDEAGIPVILVGDSAGNTHLGYENTVPVTMDEMAMMAGAVVRGTRRALVVADLPFGAYQASARQAFDNAVRLVKEAGVGAVKLEGGERVLPQVRLLVEAGIAVMGHLGLTPQSVHTLGGLRVQARDEAAAARLLRDAHALQEAGAFSVVLEAVPAELAAKVTAELSVPTIGIGAGPDCDAQVLVWPDMAGLTPGRTPKFVKKYADLRDVLGRAARAFADDVVAGSFPAAEHTYR, encoded by the coding sequence ATGGCCCTTCCTCAGGCACAGCCGGGACAGCCGACGCCGGGACAGCCGACCTCGGGGCAGCCGACCTCTGCACAGCCGGGGCCGGAGGGATCGCCGGCCCCGTCCGCCGGCCTGCCCTCCGCGCCGCAGATGACGCTCTACGGCGGGGCACCGGCGACCCGCCGGGTCACCGTGCGCGACCTCGCCGCCGCCAAGCAGCGCGGCGACCGCTGGCCGATGCTCACCGCCTACGACGCCCTGACCGCCGGCGTCTTCGACGAGGCCGGGATACCGGTCATCCTCGTCGGCGACTCCGCCGGCAACACCCACCTCGGGTACGAGAACACCGTGCCGGTCACCATGGACGAGATGGCGATGATGGCCGGCGCCGTGGTGCGCGGCACGCGCCGCGCGCTGGTCGTCGCCGACCTCCCCTTCGGCGCCTACCAGGCGTCTGCGCGCCAGGCGTTCGACAACGCGGTGCGGCTGGTCAAGGAGGCCGGCGTCGGCGCGGTCAAGCTGGAGGGCGGCGAGCGGGTGCTGCCGCAGGTCCGGCTGCTGGTCGAGGCCGGCATCGCCGTGATGGGCCACCTCGGGCTCACCCCGCAGTCGGTGCACACCCTCGGCGGGCTGCGGGTGCAGGCCCGCGACGAGGCCGCCGCCGCCCGGCTGCTCCGCGACGCCCACGCGCTGCAGGAGGCCGGCGCCTTCTCGGTGGTGCTGGAGGCCGTGCCGGCCGAGCTGGCCGCCAAGGTGACCGCGGAGCTCTCCGTGCCCACCATCGGCATCGGCGCCGGCCCGGACTGCGACGCCCAGGTGCTGGTCTGGCCGGACATGGCGGGGCTGACCCCGGGCCGCACCCCGAAGTTCGTCAAGAAGTACGCCGACCTGCGCGACGTCCTCGGCCGCGCGGCCCGCGCGTTCGCCGACGACGTGGTGGCCGGCTCCTTCCCGGCCGCCGAGCACACCTACCGCTGA
- a CDS encoding MFS transporter, whose product MSSQPSGPPPRTVPEEVHRRRWAILGVLVLSLLVVVLDNSILNVAMRTIATPPPVGLGANQAELEWAINSYTLVFAGLLFTAGILGDRLGRKKVLLTGMVVFGAASLLSAFAGSPAELIAYRGLMGVGGALVMPVTLAIITNVFEPQERPRAIGIWAGAVGLAIAIGPITGGLLLERFWWGSVFLVNVPIVVVAVIAMFVVVPESRDPAPGRMDPVGVLLSIVGLVLLVFAIIRGGELADVTVPEVWATGLGGLLVLALFAWHELRTDHPAVDLRLFRDRQVAAAMITIWLAFFVLMGVGFFMIFYLQSVRGYTPLQSGLMMLPQAVAQLAFAPRASAVVDRLGARVVAAGGLTLVALSFLLFLLVDAGTPAWLLAVVFFVQGAGIAHVSPPATVAIMAALPREKAGTGSALSSAVRQVGAALGVAVLGTVLSTSYRDGVEAPLAAIPAELRHTAGESIEATLGVAASLGARGQALVEPARAAFVDAMHLTSLVSAAVTLLGAVVVFRFLPGRLARPGGADRAAGTGRMGQAEGTTPVPAEGDRSPSAAPASGDHEPNDPVRV is encoded by the coding sequence TTGAGCTCGCAGCCATCCGGGCCGCCACCGCGCACCGTCCCCGAGGAGGTCCACCGCCGCCGCTGGGCGATCCTCGGCGTGCTGGTCCTCAGCCTGCTCGTCGTCGTGCTGGACAACTCGATCCTCAACGTGGCGATGCGGACCATCGCCACCCCGCCCCCGGTCGGCCTCGGTGCGAACCAGGCCGAGCTGGAGTGGGCGATCAACTCCTACACGCTGGTCTTCGCCGGCCTGCTGTTCACCGCCGGCATCCTCGGCGACCGGCTCGGCCGCAAGAAGGTCCTGCTCACCGGCATGGTGGTGTTCGGCGCGGCCTCGCTGCTGTCCGCGTTCGCCGGCTCCCCGGCCGAGCTGATCGCCTACCGGGGCCTGATGGGCGTCGGCGGCGCGCTGGTCATGCCGGTCACCCTGGCGATCATCACCAACGTCTTCGAGCCCCAGGAGCGGCCCCGGGCCATCGGCATCTGGGCCGGCGCGGTGGGCCTCGCCATCGCCATCGGCCCGATCACCGGCGGCCTGCTGCTGGAGCGGTTCTGGTGGGGCTCGGTCTTCCTGGTCAACGTGCCGATCGTGGTGGTCGCGGTGATCGCCATGTTCGTCGTGGTGCCGGAGTCGCGCGACCCCGCCCCCGGCCGGATGGACCCGGTCGGCGTGCTGCTGTCCATCGTCGGCCTGGTGCTGCTGGTCTTCGCGATCATCCGCGGCGGCGAGCTGGCCGACGTCACCGTGCCCGAGGTGTGGGCCACCGGCCTCGGCGGCCTGCTGGTGCTCGCCCTGTTCGCCTGGCACGAGCTGCGCACCGACCACCCGGCGGTGGACCTGCGGCTGTTCCGCGACCGGCAGGTCGCCGCGGCCATGATCACCATATGGCTGGCGTTCTTCGTGCTGATGGGCGTCGGCTTCTTCATGATCTTCTACCTGCAGAGCGTGCGCGGCTACACCCCGCTGCAGTCCGGCCTGATGATGCTGCCGCAGGCGGTCGCCCAGCTCGCCTTCGCCCCGCGGGCCTCGGCGGTGGTGGACCGGCTCGGCGCCCGCGTGGTGGCCGCCGGCGGGCTGACCCTGGTGGCGCTGTCCTTCCTGCTGTTCCTGCTGGTGGACGCCGGCACCCCGGCGTGGCTGCTGGCCGTGGTGTTCTTCGTCCAGGGCGCCGGCATCGCGCACGTCTCCCCGCCGGCCACCGTCGCCATCATGGCCGCACTGCCGCGCGAGAAGGCCGGCACCGGATCGGCCCTGTCCAGCGCCGTCCGCCAGGTCGGCGCCGCGCTCGGCGTCGCCGTGCTGGGCACGGTGCTCTCCACCAGCTACCGGGACGGCGTCGAGGCGCCGCTGGCCGCGATCCCGGCGGAGCTGCGGCACACCGCCGGCGAGTCGATCGAGGCCACCCTCGGCGTCGCCGCCTCCCTCGGCGCGCGCGGCCAGGCGCTCGTCGAGCCGGCCCGGGCGGCGTTCGTCGACGCCATGCACCTCACCTCGCTGGTCTCGGCCGCCGTCACGCTGCTCGGGGCCGTGGTCGTGTTCCGCTTCCTCCCCGGCCGGCTCGCCCGACCGGGCGGCGCCGACCGGGCCGCCGGAACGGGGCGGATGGGGCAGGCTGAGGGGACGACCCCGGTGCCCGCCGAGGGCGACCGGTCGCCGTCCGCCGCCCCGGCGTCCGGCGACCATGAGCCGAACGACCCTGTGAGAGTGTGA
- a CDS encoding TetR/AcrR family transcriptional regulator, translating to MAVQEDGPPPPCPAGDPYDPAGDPPCDRRRGRPRSAAAEAAITDAVLALLAEGHGIADLTIEGIAQRAGVGKATVYRRWPGKDALLAHVVAQVELPVPELPGDSVEDDLVRLCDHIREHAAGEATSGLLRSVIADMRCHPALFAQYKRIVVDRRREALRRVLERGVASGEIRDDVDLQVLGQALAGPMLAGTVLREGTAPTRETAARVVDLVLNGARPRG from the coding sequence ATGGCCGTCCAGGAGGACGGGCCCCCGCCGCCGTGCCCGGCCGGCGACCCGTACGACCCGGCCGGCGACCCGCCCTGCGACCGCCGGCGCGGCCGGCCGCGCAGCGCCGCCGCCGAGGCCGCCATCACCGACGCCGTGCTGGCCCTGCTGGCCGAGGGGCACGGCATCGCCGACCTCACCATCGAGGGCATCGCCCAGCGCGCCGGCGTCGGCAAGGCCACCGTCTACCGGCGCTGGCCCGGCAAGGACGCCCTGCTGGCCCACGTGGTCGCCCAGGTGGAGCTGCCCGTCCCGGAACTGCCCGGCGACTCCGTCGAGGACGACCTGGTGCGGCTGTGCGACCACATCCGCGAGCACGCCGCCGGCGAGGCCACCAGCGGCCTGCTGCGCTCGGTCATCGCGGACATGCGCTGCCACCCCGCCCTGTTCGCCCAGTACAAGCGGATCGTGGTGGACCGGCGCCGGGAGGCGCTGCGCCGGGTCCTGGAGCGCGGCGTGGCCAGCGGGGAGATCCGCGACGACGTCGACCTCCAGGTGCTCGGCCAGGCCCTCGCCGGCCCCATGCTGGCCGGCACGGTGCTGCGCGAGGGGACGGCCCCGACCCGGGAGACCGCGGCCCGGGTGGTCGACCTGGTGCTGAACGGCGCCCGCCCCCGCGGCTGA
- a CDS encoding endonuclease/exonuclease/phosphatase family protein, protein MATADDGSGPDRDLKTLRLTRPSPATLQRPPEEPEWGVPGPPEEQEPPAPSAPGPTPGPAGPGRRGWPLRLLLGRPEDTRRWRRGWILAVLAVLSALPMLLRDFVSNSFGNVASLLDTGLPWVGTAVPVLLLGALLRRARVALLALLLPIVVWIGMFGSVLLPKGTPGAGDLRVLAHNVGAANPDPTGTARALLAAEADVIALEEITDEALPVYQEVLAAEYPYSVRGGTVGLWSRYPVGESADIDISIGWTRALRAEVETPSGPLAVYVAHLASVRVGAEGFSSDQRNETIEALGATISEEPLERVVLMGDLNGTATDRSLSPITAGMRSAQGAAGDGFGFTWPASFPMARIDHVLVKGVEPVDSWVLPATGSDHRPIAADLDL, encoded by the coding sequence ATGGCAACGGCAGACGACGGCAGCGGCCCCGACCGTGACCTGAAGACCCTGCGCCTGACCCGCCCCTCACCGGCGACCCTCCAGCGGCCGCCCGAGGAGCCCGAGTGGGGTGTTCCCGGCCCGCCGGAGGAGCAGGAGCCTCCGGCGCCGTCCGCCCCCGGGCCCACGCCGGGGCCGGCCGGCCCCGGGCGGCGCGGATGGCCGCTGCGGCTGCTGCTCGGCCGTCCCGAGGACACCCGCCGGTGGCGCCGGGGCTGGATCCTCGCGGTGCTGGCCGTGCTCTCCGCCCTTCCGATGCTGCTGCGCGACTTCGTCTCCAACAGCTTCGGCAACGTCGCCAGCCTGCTCGACACCGGCCTGCCCTGGGTCGGCACCGCCGTGCCGGTGCTGCTGCTCGGCGCCCTGCTGCGCCGGGCACGGGTGGCCCTGCTGGCCCTGCTGCTGCCGATCGTGGTCTGGATCGGCATGTTCGGATCCGTGCTGCTGCCCAAGGGCACCCCCGGGGCCGGCGACCTGCGGGTGCTGGCCCACAACGTCGGCGCCGCCAACCCCGACCCGACCGGGACGGCGCGGGCGCTGCTCGCGGCGGAGGCCGACGTGATCGCCCTGGAGGAGATCACCGACGAGGCGCTGCCCGTCTACCAGGAGGTGCTGGCCGCCGAGTACCCCTACAGCGTGCGGGGCGGCACGGTCGGCCTGTGGAGCCGCTACCCCGTCGGCGAGTCCGCCGACATCGACATCAGCATCGGCTGGACCCGCGCCCTGCGCGCCGAGGTGGAGACCCCGAGCGGCCCGCTCGCCGTCTACGTCGCCCACCTCGCCTCCGTCCGGGTCGGCGCCGAGGGGTTCTCCTCCGACCAGCGCAACGAGACCATCGAGGCGCTCGGCGCCACCATCTCCGAGGAGCCGCTGGAACGGGTCGTGCTGATGGGCGACCTCAACGGCACCGCCACCGACCGCAGCCTCTCCCCGATCACCGCCGGCATGCGCTCGGCCCAGGGCGCCGCCGGGGACGGCTTCGGCTTCACCTGGCCGGCCTCCTTCCCGATGGCCCGCATCGACCACGTGCTGGTCAAGGGCGTCGAACCGGTGGACTCCTGGGTGCTGCCGGCCACCGGCAGCGACCACCGCCCGATCGCCGCCGACCTCGACCTGTGA